A part of Maniola hyperantus chromosome 14, iAphHyp1.2, whole genome shotgun sequence genomic DNA contains:
- the LOC138403274 gene encoding uncharacterized protein, which yields MADGATTTMQGDMCGVEFKMPRGIDLEDLDTCWQQWQKFKDSFKIFMLAAGFEKLSEPRKAALLLNCIGSSALELYLNVLKKEDKPKLEEVIKLFDEYFKPKSNEVMASYNFNRRVQQDGENFDTFYSDLRKLADSSNFGQQKDRMLRDRLVIGVKQTRVQQKLLEIKDLTLDKALDICRSAELSSQQLMVLHSSEVKAVAAASTTRQLTTPASNNSKAKESGSLRAHCSYAFNLAWSLWCDPHGECLTH from the exons ATGGCTGACGGGGCAACGACTACGATGCAAGGTGACATGTGTGGTGTCGAATTTAAGATGCCGCGAGGAATAGATCTGGAAGATTTGGATACGTGCTGGCAGCAGTGGCAAAAATTCAAGGATTCGTTTAAGATATTTATGCTGGCGGCGGGTTTTGAGAAGTTGTCTGAACCAAGAAAAGcagcattattattaaattgcatTGGATCTTCAGCCCTGGAACTATACCTCaacgtattaaaaaaagaagataaaccgaAATTAGAGGAAGTTATCAAGTTATTCGACGAATATTTCAAGCCGAAAAGTAATGAAGTAATggcaagttacaattttaatagaAGAGTACAACAAGACGGAGAAAATTTTGACAcattttactcagacttaagaaaaCTGGCAGACAGCAGTAACTTTGGTCAACAAAAGGACAGGATGTTACGGGACAGACTCGTCATCGGCGTGAAACAGACACGAgtgcaacaaaaattattagaaattaagGACCTCACACTGGACAAGGCACTGGACATATGTCGATCAGCGGAGCTGTCCAGTCAGCAACTTATGGTGCTACACAGCTCGGAGGTGAAAGCGGTGGCAGCAGCAAGCACAACCCGGCAGCTGACTACCCCGGCGAGCAACAATAGCAAAGCTAA GGAGTCGGGGAGTTTAAGAGCTCACTGCAGCTACGCATTCAACCTGGCGTGGAGCCTGTGGTGCGACCCCCACGGCGAGTGCCTAACGCACTGA